A DNA window from Desulfobacterales bacterium contains the following coding sequences:
- a CDS encoding type II and III secretion system protein family protein, which yields MFRLLKIELTRSVCFLWLAGLLVCPAIASAVDSVVVDNTSVERLHLDSGKSTILRSTYPLQRVSVADPEVADYLLLSPRELYITGKTAGTTNLTLWRDNSVLAVYNLEVGYNLSGLKEQLHTLFPTETELKVLRMNDTIMLSGRMSNTNNLAQAVALAESYALKGKVNNLVEVGGGHQVMLEVRVAEISKQTGKRLGINFSAVNEDNLNNVVVSMLGGLTQLVGSDDANIGTISPTFSNLVSSNVNALYRFSANDVTYTALIDALQEDGMAKVLAKPTLVALSGQSASFLAGGEFPVPVPQGLGTVAIEYKDFGVKLNFTPIVLGNNRISINVTPKISELDFTTAVRFSGFVIPGLTSRSASTTVELGDGQSFAIAGLLNENIRDSISKYPFLGDIPVLGVLFRSRSFQKKETELVIVVTPRLVKPLNLAAQTLPTDFYVEPGDSEIYLEGVLQGKSPVAVSAAGLKMDGDFGHTMPE from the coding sequence ATGTTTCGGCTTCTAAAAATTGAACTTACTCGCTCGGTATGTTTTTTATGGCTCGCCGGCTTATTGGTTTGCCCCGCCATAGCGTCAGCCGTGGATTCGGTGGTGGTTGACAACACGTCGGTAGAAAGGCTGCATCTGGATTCCGGAAAATCAACCATCCTTCGCAGCACGTATCCGCTGCAACGGGTGTCCGTGGCGGACCCGGAGGTGGCGGATTACCTGCTCCTCTCCCCGCGGGAACTCTATATTACCGGTAAAACCGCCGGCACGACCAATCTGACCCTTTGGAGAGACAACAGCGTCCTTGCCGTTTATAATCTGGAAGTCGGCTATAACCTGTCCGGTTTAAAGGAGCAACTCCACACCCTCTTTCCGACGGAAACCGAGCTGAAGGTGCTTCGAATGAACGACACCATCATGTTGTCCGGCAGAATGTCAAACACCAACAACCTGGCGCAGGCGGTCGCCCTGGCGGAATCCTACGCGCTCAAGGGAAAAGTGAATAATCTCGTGGAGGTCGGCGGCGGTCACCAGGTCATGCTGGAAGTCCGGGTGGCGGAAATATCCAAACAAACCGGGAAACGACTCGGCATCAATTTCAGTGCGGTCAATGAAGACAATCTCAATAATGTCGTCGTCAGCATGCTGGGCGGGCTCACGCAACTGGTGGGGTCGGATGACGCCAATATAGGAACGATCAGCCCGACATTTTCCAACCTTGTTTCCTCCAACGTCAATGCGCTGTACCGTTTCAGCGCAAATGATGTCACTTATACGGCCCTCATCGATGCGCTTCAAGAGGACGGCATGGCAAAAGTTTTGGCCAAACCTACCCTGGTTGCGCTGAGCGGTCAAAGCGCGAGTTTTTTAGCGGGCGGAGAGTTTCCGGTGCCGGTTCCGCAGGGTCTGGGAACCGTCGCCATCGAATACAAGGATTTCGGCGTGAAACTTAATTTCACCCCGATTGTGCTTGGTAATAACCGCATCAGCATCAATGTGACGCCAAAGATATCTGAGCTTGATTTTACGACCGCCGTCCGTTTCTCCGGTTTTGTTATTCCGGGCCTTACCTCTCGAAGTGCATCCACCACCGTCGAACTGGGAGACGGTCAGAGCTTCGCCATCGCCGGCCTGCTGAACGAGAATATTCGGGACAGCATATCAAAGTATCCGTTTTTAGGAGATATCCCTGTTCTGGGCGTCCTGTTTAGGAGCCGCTCTTTTCAAAAAAAAGAAACCGAGCTGGTTATTGTGGTAACGCCTAGATTGGTTAAACCGCTGAACTTGGCGGCACAGACACTCCCCACAGATTTTTATGTTGAACCCGGGGACTCTGAAATTTATCTGGAAGGCGTGCTGCAAGGAAAATCACCGGTGGCGGTTTCAGCGGCCGGTCTGAAAATGGATGGGGATTTCGGGCACACGATGCCGGAATAA
- a CDS encoding Flp family type IVb pilin, with protein MKKIMAFLKDEEGASLIEYVLLAVLIGVAAIGGMTLVGTKSEDTMQYVQGQINPPAE; from the coding sequence ATGAAAAAGATTATGGCTTTTTTGAAGGATGAAGAAGGTGCGTCATTGATTGAGTATGTGCTTTTGGCAGTTTTGATTGGGGTGGCGGCGATTGGGGGAATGACATTAGTTGGCACAAAGTCAGAAGATACGATGCAATATGTCCAAGGTCAAATAAACCCCCCAGCAGAATGA
- the cpaB gene encoding Flp pilus assembly protein CpaB, protein MGNWKAIFPILLSLVIAVAGSFLAYQWIQKKTAPKEMVRVESDAVPVAVAAIDIPWGTKLTPEMLKKNPYLKESLPNGYFSDVALLKDRVTVSPLKPGDPVVEHRLAPVDIKTGGVSAVLSTGKRAVAVKGDKVIGISGLINPGNRVDVLVTMQDPETEKKLDKTKIVLENILVLATGTQIQKNEKGEPAPVDVYALEVTPEESEKLALAAAQGKLQFALRNQLDFENILTRGTTISQTLASLMLNAPQAPEPKPVKIEKKAERRSTWAPRRAVTVEMIRGTEMTKNTSSLK, encoded by the coding sequence ATGGGCAACTGGAAAGCAATCTTCCCTATTCTGCTCTCGCTGGTTATTGCGGTTGCGGGTAGCTTTTTGGCGTATCAATGGATTCAGAAAAAAACCGCGCCAAAAGAAATGGTTCGGGTTGAGTCGGACGCGGTTCCCGTCGCCGTGGCGGCCATCGACATACCCTGGGGCACCAAACTAACCCCCGAAATGCTCAAAAAAAACCCTTATTTAAAGGAAAGCCTGCCTAACGGCTATTTCAGCGATGTTGCCCTGCTGAAAGACCGGGTGACTGTTTCTCCGCTCAAACCCGGAGACCCGGTGGTGGAACACCGCCTCGCGCCGGTTGACATTAAAACCGGAGGTGTCTCAGCGGTCCTCTCCACTGGAAAGCGGGCAGTGGCGGTCAAGGGCGACAAGGTTATCGGCATCTCCGGCCTCATCAACCCCGGCAACCGGGTCGATGTCCTGGTGACCATGCAAGATCCAGAAACCGAAAAGAAATTAGACAAAACCAAAATTGTTCTGGAAAATATTCTTGTTCTGGCCACCGGCACACAGATTCAAAAGAACGAAAAGGGCGAGCCGGCCCCGGTGGATGTCTATGCGCTGGAGGTAACACCGGAAGAATCGGAAAAACTGGCGCTGGCCGCGGCGCAAGGCAAACTGCAATTTGCGCTTCGAAACCAGCTTGATTTCGAAAATATTTTAACCCGGGGCACGACCATTTCGCAAACCCTCGCCTCTCTGATGCTGAATGCCCCGCAAGCACCGGAGCCCAAACCCGTAAAAATAGAAAAAAAGGCGGAGCGAAGGAGCACCTGGGCCCCACGGCGCGCCGTGACCGTCGAGATGATCCGAGGCACCGAGATGACAAAGAACACCAGCTCTTTAAAATAA
- a CDS encoding A24 family peptidase, whose translation MINPTGEIYLIAALFLTVTIAAVIDFRIQKIPNALTFPAMVIALGYYTGVYGWQGFFFSLKGIGIGIALLILPWLLGGMGAGDAKLLGAVGAFIGARATVVAFLYIGIIGCIYAVILVACNRQLFKGYFKQLAVTFHLLWVFRKFIPDPESEQRRRPRVYYGIPIALGTICYVVLELTGHQLIG comes from the coding sequence TTGATTAACCCTACAGGAGAGATATATCTTATCGCAGCCCTTTTCTTAACAGTTACAATTGCTGCCGTTATCGATTTCAGGATACAGAAGATACCAAATGCCCTTACTTTTCCGGCAATGGTGATAGCGCTCGGCTATTATACCGGCGTTTACGGTTGGCAGGGTTTTTTTTTCAGCCTGAAAGGCATAGGAATCGGCATTGCCCTTCTGATCCTACCCTGGTTGCTGGGGGGTATGGGCGCGGGAGATGCCAAACTACTGGGCGCTGTCGGCGCTTTCATCGGCGCCAGAGCCACCGTGGTGGCATTCCTCTACATTGGAATTATCGGCTGTATTTACGCCGTTATTTTAGTTGCATGCAACCGGCAGTTGTTTAAAGGTTATTTCAAACAATTAGCGGTTACGTTTCATCTGCTATGGGTATTCCGGAAATTTATTCCCGATCCCGAATCGGAGCAACGGCGCAGGCCCCGTGTGTATTACGGCATTCCCATCGCATTGGGCACCATTTGCTATGTCGTTCTTGAATTGACAGGACACCAGTTGATCGGCTGA